The Streptomyces rimosus genomic interval GAGCACGACGTGCCGCAGTTCACCGTCGACGCGCACCGCCCGGTGAGCGCCTTCGACGTGCTCGGCGTCTCCTTCTCCACCGAGCTGGGCTACACCAACCTGCTCACCGCCCTGGACCTCTCGGGCATCCCGATCGAGGCCAAGGACCGTACGGAGGAGCACCCGCTGATCCTCGCGGGCGGCCACGCGGCGTTCAACCCGGAGCCGATCGCCGACTTCCTGGACTGCGCGGTCGTCGGCGACGGCGAGCAGGCCGTCCTGGAGATCAGCGACATCATCCGCGCCTGGAAGGCCGAGGGTCGTCCGGGCGGGCGCGACGAGCTGCTGTTCCGCCTCGCGAAGACCGGCAGCGTGTACGTCCCCAAGTTCTACGACGTGGAGTACCTGCCCGACGGGCGCATCTCGCGCGTCGTGCCCAACCGCTCCGGCGTCCCGTGGCGGGTGTCCAAGCACACCGTCATGGACCTGGACGAGTGGCCCTACCCCAAGCAGCCCCTCGTCCCCCTGGCCGAGACCGTCCACGAACGGATGTCGGTCGAGATCTTCCGTGGCTGCACCCGCGGCTGCCGTTTCTGCCAGGCCGGCATGATCACGCGCCCCGTGCGGGAGCGAAGCATCACCGGCATCGGCGAGATGGTGGACAAGGGCCTCAAGGCCACGGGATTCGAGGAGGTCGGCCTGCTGTCGCTGTCCTCCGCGGACCACACCGAGATCGGCGACATCGCCAAGGGCCTCGCCGACCGGTACGAGGAAGACAAGATCGGTCTGTCGCTGCCGTCGACCCGCGTCGACGCCTTCAACGTCGATCTTGCCAATGAGCTGACGCGCAACGGCCGACGCTCGGGACTGACCTTCGCGCCCGAGGGCGGCAGTGAGCGGATGCGCAAGGTCATCAACAAGATGGTCTCCGAAGAGGACCTGATCCGCACCGTCGCCACCGCCTACGGCAACGGCTGGCGGCAGGTGAAGCTGTACTTCATGTGCGGCCTGCCCACCGAGACCGACGAGGACGTCCTCCAGATCGGCGACATGGCGGTCAACGTCATCGCCAAGGGCCGCGAGGTCGCCAAGTCCAACGACATCCGCTGCACCGTCTCCATCGGCGGCTTCGTGCCCAAGCCGCACACGCCGTTCCAGTGGGCGCCGCAGCTGTCCGCCGAGGAGACCGACGCCCGCCTGGAGAAGCTGCGCGACAAGATCCGCGGCGACAAGAAGTACGGCCGCTCCATCGGCTTCCGCTACCACGACGGCAAGCCCGGCATCGTCGAGGGCCTGCTCTCCCGCGGCGACCGCCGCGTCGGCGCCGTCATCCGCGCCGTCTACGAGGACGGTGGCCGCTTCGACGGCTGGCGCGAACACTTCTCGTACGACCGCTGGATGAAGGCCGCCGAGGAGACGCTGCCCGAGTACGGCGTCGACGTCGCCTGGTACACCACCCGCGAACGCACCTACGAGGAGGTCCTCCCCTGGGACCACCTCGACTCCGGCCTGGACAAGGACTGGCTCTGGGAAGACTGGCAGGACGCCCTCGACGAGACCGAGGTCGAGGACTGCCGGTGGACGCCTTGCTTCGATTGCGGGGTGTGTCCGCAGATGGACACCGAGATCCAGATCGGCCCGACCGGCAAGAAACTGCTGCCGCTGACCGTCGTCAAGTAAGCGTTCCAGGTACGTGCCCCGGCCCGGCCCCGCGTGATGCGGGAGCCGGGCCGCGGCATGTACGCGACAGTGCCCATATCGGGTGCGAGGGGGAGAAAGTCATATGGAGCCCACGAGTGGGCCGTCGCTGTCCAAGGAGCATGAAGAGGGCCGGGTGCCCGTACGGGAGCGGGTGCCCGCGCCCTACCAGCCGGGGGAGGGGTGTCTGATCCGGCTGGTTCGGGTGCCGGTTCGGGTTGTGGTGCTGGTGTTTGTGGTGCCGGTGCGGTTGGTGTGGGATCTGGTGGTTGCTGGTGCGCGGGGGATTGAGCGGGGGGTGCTTCGGCCTGTTGGGCGTGGGCTTGCCTGGGTGGGGCGGGTTCTGGTCGTTGCGCCGCTGATCTGGGTGTATCGGTGGATTCTTACTCCGGTGGGGCATGGCATTGCCTGGACTTTGCGGGCCTTCGGGGTGGTGCTGGGCTGGGTGGGGAAAGCGTTCTTCTACTGGCCGTGGGTCGGGTTGTGGCGGTATGTGCTGGTGCCGGTCGGCACGGCCGTCGGTGTGGCCGTGGCCTGGCTGGCGCATCACCTGATCGTGGTGCCGGCGCTCTGGATCCACCGCCGGGTGCTGACGCCGGTCGGTCACGCCGTCCTGTGGGTGTTCCGGGGGCTGGGCGCGGGCTTCGCCTGGCTCGGTCTTCATCTGGTCGTGCTTCCCGCCCGGTGGTGCTACCGGCGCGTACTGACGCCGGTCGGGCACGGCATCGCCTGGGTGGTCCGCGGCATCGGTGCCGCCGTCGCCGCACTCGTACGGTGGACGGTCGTCGTGCCGGCCGTCGCGGTGTGGCGGTACGTCCTGGCCCCGGCCGGCCGGGCGATCGGGACGGCCGTCACCGGGGTGGCGCGCGAGACCGGCGCCGCCTTCGGGCATGCCTGGCGGGTGGCCGGGTACGTCTCCCGGGCTGTCGGCCGGTTCGTCGGCACACTCCTGCGGTGGGTCTTCGTCGAGCCGTTCCGGTGGGTCTACCGCGCCGTCCTCACCCCGGTCGGCCACGCCGTACGGGACGTGCTGTGGCGCCCGGTGCGCAACGCCGTACGCGAGGCGGGCCGGTCCGTACGCCGTGCGCTGGGCGCCGCGCGGGAGTCCGTACGCCGGACCCGCGCCGAGATCCGGCGGGCCGTGTTCGGGGGTTCCGGGGCGCCGGAGCGGCCGGAGCCGGGCGTGGTGCCCGAGCCCCGGCGGGAACAGTCGGTACCGACGGCACGTACTCTAGGTAAGACGTCCGGGCGCGACGTGTCCCCGCCCACGCGGGGGCCCGGACTGGGCGACGCTGGGTAGGCGTCATCCGGGACCGTCCCCGCCCCACGCGGGGGTGACGTCCAGTAGCGCCCTCACACCAAGGAGAAGTAACACTGGGCAAGCGACAGCCCGAAGGCCCGCCGCCCGCACCGGCGGTGCAGCGCATCCGACTGCGCTACACCAAGCGCGGCCGCCTCCGGTTCACCAGCCACCGCGACTTCCAGCGCGCTTTCGAGCGGGCGCTGCGCCGCGCCGAGGTCCCCATGGCGTATTCGGCGGGCTTCACCCCGCACCCCAAGGTGTCGTACGCCAACGCCGCGCCGACCGGTACCGGCAGCGAGGCCGAGTACCTGGAGATCCAGCTCGCCGAGCGCCGCGACCCGGACATGCTCCGCACCCTGCTGGACGAGTCGCTGCCGGCGGGCCTGGACATCACCGACGCGGTCGAGGCCCGTACGTCCGGGCTTGCCGACCGGCTCCAGGCGTCGGTGTGGGAGCTGCGCCTGGACGGCGTCGCTCCCGCCGACGCGGCACACGCCGTCGAAACCTTCCTCGCCGCCGAGGAAGTGCAGGTCGAACGCCGTACGAAGAACGGCATCCGGACCTTCGACGCGCGGGCCGCGGTGGCCCGCCTCGAAGCCGCGGCGCCCGAGGGCGATAGGCCGGGTGGCGATGCCTGTGCGATACTGCGGCTGGTTGTTCGGCATGCGACACCTGCCGTACGACCCGACGACGTCCTGTCCGGCCTCCGAGCTACGGCCGACCTGGCGCCGCCGGTCCCCGCTGCGGTGACCAGGCTGGCGCAGGGGCTGCTCGATGAGGAGACCGGCGCGGTGACCGACCCGCTCGCGCCCGACCGCGACGCTGCCGAGGCCGACACAACGACGGCCGCCGGCTGAGTGCCGCGAGGCGCCGGACGGTCCGGTAGCAGGACCGCCGTCGTCGCGTCGCCGATCAACCAGGGAGCCACCCCGGTCCGGCAGACGCACTGACCAGCAGACTTTCGCCGGTCCCGCCAGACGGGCCCGGCGAGCGAGACGACAGCTCCCGTGCGGCGCCCGCGCCCCGGAGGGCGGCACCGCGCACATCACGCGGGCCGCGTCCGGAACCAGGCGCGGCGCCCGGGAGCGTGACGGGAGAACCGCCCGCATGCTCGAACCCATTGAGCCCAACGAATCCAGCGGCCCTGCGGAACAGCTTTCCGAGGGCAGCACCCCCAGCGACACGCTGCCGCCGCGCCGCCGGCGCCGCGCCGCCTCCCGGCCGGCCGGTCCGCCCACGGCGGCGAGCACGCCGGCCGAGGCCCCGGTGACCGCCGACAGCGGCGCCGCCGCCACGCCCGCGAGCGCCGCGCAGGACGATACGGGCGCCGCCACCGCGGTGGTCTCCGGCGACGACGCCAAGCCCGCCCGTACGCGCCGCCGTGCGACCCGTAAGGCCACCGCCCCCGCGGGCTCCCCGCAGGCCGGCGAGGTCGCGGAGAGCGCGCCCGAGGCCCCGGCCGCGCAGCCGGAGCAGCCCGCCGCCGAGGACGAGGCGCCGCGCGCCCGGCCCCGCCGCCGTGCCACCCGCCGCGCCTCCGCGCCGGCCGGTCCGCCCGCGGCCGAGGCCGCTAAGACCGCCGCCGCGCCGCAGGCCGCCGAGGACACCGCGCCCGCCGCCGAGGACACCGTCCCCGCCGACGAGGCTCCGGCCGCCGCGCCCGCCGAGGAGACCAAGCCCGCCCGTACGCGTCGCCGCGCGACCCGTAAGGCCACCGCCCCGGCCGGTCCGCCGCAGGGCGCCACGGAGCCGCAGAGCGCCGAGCCCGCGAGCACGGACGCCGCGGCGCAGGCCGAGGACGAGGAAGAGGCCGAGGAGACCGCCGAGGCCGCTGAGACCGCCGCCGCGCCCGCCGAGGACACCAAGCCCGCCCGTACGCGCCGCCGCGCGACCCGTAAGGCCACCGCCCCCTCGGGCTCCCCGCAGGCCGCCGACGCCGTGGAAAGCGCCCCGGCCGCCGAGTCTGCCGAGGCGGAGACCCCGGCAGCCGAGCAGGCCACCGAGGCGCCCCGCCGCCGTTCGCGCCGCCGCGCGGAGCGCGCTTCCGAGGCTCCGGCCGCGAAGCAGGAGCAGCCCGCCGCGGAGTCGCGCGCCGAGGCCGAGGCCGCGCCCGAGGAGCCCGTACGCGGCAGCCGCCGCCGCGAGCGGCGCGCGCCGACGGTCGTGTTCCAGGCGCCGGTCTTCACCGAGCCGATGTTCCAGACCCCGGAGACCGCCGCGGCCGCCGCCGCAGCCGCCGCCGAGCAGGCCGAGCCCGCCGCCGAGGAGGAGGAGCAGCCCGCGACCGGCAACCGCCGCCGTCGCCGCCGGGGCGCTGCCGCCGAGGCCGAGCAGCAGGTCGTCCAGCAGGCGCCCGCCCGGGACGCCCAGTACGTCGACGAGGCCGAGGACGAGGCCGACGACGACTCCGACGACGAGCAGGCCGAGGCCGCGCAGGGCGACGACGAGTCGGGCGACCGCCCCTCCCGCCGTCGTCGTCGCGGTGGCCGCCGCCGTCGCCGTGGCGAGGCCGCCGACGGCACCGACGAGCAGACCGGCGAGGGCCGCCAGGCCGACGCCGGGCAGCAGGCCGCGGAGGAGGAGCCGGCCGAGCAGGCCGAGCCCGCCGCCGAGGAGGACGAGCAGCCGGGCGCCGGTTCCGCCAGCAGCCGTCGGCGCCGTCGCCGCCGCCGTCGCAGCGGTGACCTCGGCGACGGGGACGCCGCCCACCAGGGCGACGACCCGGAGCGTACGGTCGTCAAGGTCCGCGAGCCGCGCAAGAAGGACGAGCCGTCCGACGAGGTCCAGTCCATCAAGGGCTCGACGCGTCTGGAGGCCAAGAAGCAGCGCCGCCGCGAGGGCCGCGAGCAGGGCCGCCGCCGGGTGCCGATCATCACCGAGGCGGAGTTCCTGGCGCGCCGCGAGGCCGTCGAGCGCGTCATGGTCGTCCGCCAGAGCGGCGAGCGCACCCAGATCGGCGTCCTTGAGGACAACGTGCTCGTCGAGCACTACGTCAACAAGGAGCAGGCGACCTCGTACGTAGGCAACGTCTACCTCGGCAAGGTGCAGAACGTCCTCCCGTCGATGGAGGCCGCCTTCGTCGACATCGGCAAGGGCCGCAACGCCGTGCTGTACGCGGGCGAGGTCAACTTCGAGGCGCTCGGCATGGCCAACGGGCCGCGCCGCATCGAGACCGCGCTGAAGTCCGGCCAGTCCGTGCTGGTGCAGGTCACCAAGGACCCGATCGGCCACAAGGGCGCCCGGCTGACCAGCCAGGTCTCGCTGCCCGGCCGCTACCTGGTCTACGTGCCCGAGGGCTCGATGACCGGTATCAGCCGCAAGCTGCCGGACACCGAGCGGGCGCGTCTGAAGCAGATCCTGAAGAAGATCGTTCCCGAGGACGCGGGCGTCATCGTCCGTACCGCCGCGGAGGGCGCCAGCGAGGACGAGCTGCGCCGCGACGTGGAGCGCCTCCAGGCGCAGTGGGAGGACATCCAGAAGAAGGCCAAGGCGGGCTCCACCAGCTCGCCGAGCCTGCTGTACGGCGAGCCCGACATGACCGTCCGGGTCGTCCGCGACATCTTCAACGAGGACTTCTCCAAGGTCATCGTCAGCGGTGACGAGGCGTGGCAGACCATCCACGGCTATGTCTCGCACGTCGCCCCCGACCTGGTCGACCGCCTCCAGAAGTGGACCTCGGACGTCGACGTCTTCGCGACGTACCGCATCGACGAGCAGCTGATGAAGGCGCTGGACCGCAAGGTCTGGCTGCCCTCCGGCGGCTCGCTGGTGATCGACAAGACCGAGGCCATGGTCGTCATCGACGTGAACACCGGAAAGTTCACCGGCCAGGGCGGCAACCTCGAAGAGACCGTGACCAGGAACAACCTGGAGGCGGCCGAGGAGATCGTGCGCCAGCTGCGGCTGCGCGACCTGG includes:
- a CDS encoding Rne/Rng family ribonuclease, with protein sequence MLEPIEPNESSGPAEQLSEGSTPSDTLPPRRRRRAASRPAGPPTAASTPAEAPVTADSGAAATPASAAQDDTGAATAVVSGDDAKPARTRRRATRKATAPAGSPQAGEVAESAPEAPAAQPEQPAAEDEAPRARPRRRATRRASAPAGPPAAEAAKTAAAPQAAEDTAPAAEDTVPADEAPAAAPAEETKPARTRRRATRKATAPAGPPQGATEPQSAEPASTDAAAQAEDEEEAEETAEAAETAAAPAEDTKPARTRRRATRKATAPSGSPQAADAVESAPAAESAEAETPAAEQATEAPRRRSRRRAERASEAPAAKQEQPAAESRAEAEAAPEEPVRGSRRRERRAPTVVFQAPVFTEPMFQTPETAAAAAAAAAEQAEPAAEEEEQPATGNRRRRRRGAAAEAEQQVVQQAPARDAQYVDEAEDEADDDSDDEQAEAAQGDDESGDRPSRRRRRGGRRRRRGEAADGTDEQTGEGRQADAGQQAAEEEPAEQAEPAAEEDEQPGAGSASSRRRRRRRRRSGDLGDGDAAHQGDDPERTVVKVREPRKKDEPSDEVQSIKGSTRLEAKKQRRREGREQGRRRVPIITEAEFLARREAVERVMVVRQSGERTQIGVLEDNVLVEHYVNKEQATSYVGNVYLGKVQNVLPSMEAAFVDIGKGRNAVLYAGEVNFEALGMANGPRRIETALKSGQSVLVQVTKDPIGHKGARLTSQVSLPGRYLVYVPEGSMTGISRKLPDTERARLKQILKKIVPEDAGVIVRTAAEGASEDELRRDVERLQAQWEDIQKKAKAGSTSSPSLLYGEPDMTVRVVRDIFNEDFSKVIVSGDEAWQTIHGYVSHVAPDLVDRLQKWTSDVDVFATYRIDEQLMKALDRKVWLPSGGSLVIDKTEAMVVIDVNTGKFTGQGGNLEETVTRNNLEAAEEIVRQLRLRDLGGIVVIDFIDMVLESNRDLVLRRMLECLGRDRTKHQVAEVTSLGLVQMTRKRVGQGLLESFSEPCVHCNGRGVIVHMDQPSSAGGGGGGKRKKKGKSGGSGQDHQHHDHQHQDEQPEAEAARADEHPELEPVAVTEAELRPAVDGTDEWFGSPAEAEAAAGVRGRGRRRASRKATAPAGAPKASEAAAIVLETAPAPAPEPEPVAEAPAAEPAPARPRRRATRKASAPAGSPKVSETVEDTAQAAEVSTPVAEPASEPVAEPEAEPAADGAVRTDEAVSPDAAAPAEEAPEEAAEEAPAKKTAAKKTAAKKATAKKTAAKKATTAKKTAAKKTTTAKKATAKKAATKKTAAKKTTTKKAAAKKTAAAEQAPAASVSASTED
- a CDS encoding TIGR03960 family B12-binding radical SAM protein, which produces MPVETVFPRLEALLPHVQKPIQYVGGELNSTVKDWDACDVRWALMYPDAYEVGLPNQGVMILYEVLNEREGILAERTYSVWPDLEALMREHDVPQFTVDAHRPVSAFDVLGVSFSTELGYTNLLTALDLSGIPIEAKDRTEEHPLILAGGHAAFNPEPIADFLDCAVVGDGEQAVLEISDIIRAWKAEGRPGGRDELLFRLAKTGSVYVPKFYDVEYLPDGRISRVVPNRSGVPWRVSKHTVMDLDEWPYPKQPLVPLAETVHERMSVEIFRGCTRGCRFCQAGMITRPVRERSITGIGEMVDKGLKATGFEEVGLLSLSSADHTEIGDIAKGLADRYEEDKIGLSLPSTRVDAFNVDLANELTRNGRRSGLTFAPEGGSERMRKVINKMVSEEDLIRTVATAYGNGWRQVKLYFMCGLPTETDEDVLQIGDMAVNVIAKGREVAKSNDIRCTVSIGGFVPKPHTPFQWAPQLSAEETDARLEKLRDKIRGDKKYGRSIGFRYHDGKPGIVEGLLSRGDRRVGAVIRAVYEDGGRFDGWREHFSYDRWMKAAEETLPEYGVDVAWYTTRERTYEEVLPWDHLDSGLDKDWLWEDWQDALDETEVEDCRWTPCFDCGVCPQMDTEIQIGPTGKKLLPLTVVK
- a CDS encoding TIGR03936 family radical SAM-associated protein, which gives rise to MQRIRLRYTKRGRLRFTSHRDFQRAFERALRRAEVPMAYSAGFTPHPKVSYANAAPTGTGSEAEYLEIQLAERRDPDMLRTLLDESLPAGLDITDAVEARTSGLADRLQASVWELRLDGVAPADAAHAVETFLAAEEVQVERRTKNGIRTFDARAAVARLEAAAPEGDRPGGDACAILRLVVRHATPAVRPDDVLSGLRATADLAPPVPAAVTRLAQGLLDEETGAVTDPLAPDRDAAEADTTTAAG